In a single window of the Flavobacterium sp. W4I14 genome:
- a CDS encoding putative GNAT family acetyltransferase (product_source=COG2388; cath_funfam=3.40.630.30; cog=COG2388; ko=KO:K06975; pfam=PF14542; superfamily=55729) produces the protein MDIQQINNEKKGQFEALENGLQAGVMAYVWAGPGKFIIDHTEVNQDFAGKGVGKKLVLAAVNYARENKMKILPLCPFAKSVFDKTPEIQDVLF, from the coding sequence ATGGACATACAACAGATCAACAACGAAAAGAAAGGGCAGTTCGAAGCCTTAGAGAACGGTTTACAAGCAGGCGTTATGGCATATGTTTGGGCTGGTCCTGGCAAATTCATTATTGACCATACCGAAGTAAATCAAGATTTTGCTGGCAAAGGCGTAGGAAAAAAGTTAGTGCTTGCCGCCGTAAATTATGCAAGAGAAAACAAGATGAAAATTCTTCCGCTTTGTCCATTTGCAAAAAGTGTTTTCGATAAAACGCCAGAAATTCAAGACGTATTATTTTAA
- a CDS encoding hypothetical protein (product_source=Hypo-rule applied; transmembrane_helix_parts=Inside_1_42,TMhelix_43_65,Outside_66_398) has product MRAGKDIDKLFKDGLENPDLPFNDLDWDNLEERLHPTPKRRVVPIIWFTAAAAVAAMLLVVFLLVKPNSNQSKNNSLVKTASNAHKNENNKPLDNKADLIEKPTNNDSLAKDREESLLTENNKGAEDSKDQKIIRTGFVHEIFPKVIEKGNSSNNNLLADVIFNPEIKAETKLVEFEKQNLVADPVRGKMPRIKDPIFKKKPRFVLSILAAPDLTSVQKSGRSSLSGGFGVEATLFLTKKLSVTTGAAYAKKIYDSDFSQYNPNSNYVFKISPANIHANCDVIDIPINVNYKVFDGRRNSISVSTGLSSYLMLKEKYSYSYNGAYQGPQSYEVRNQNQHYLGIANVGVEFQHKINNNLSISAKPFMKVPLTNIGYGNSKLSSTGVAVSVNMNLFGRKN; this is encoded by the coding sequence ATGAGAGCGGGAAAAGATATAGATAAATTATTTAAGGATGGATTGGAAAATCCCGATCTTCCTTTTAATGATTTAGATTGGGATAATCTGGAAGAGAGATTGCATCCAACACCTAAAAGGAGGGTTGTACCTATCATTTGGTTCACTGCGGCAGCTGCAGTAGCCGCAATGTTATTAGTGGTGTTTTTATTGGTTAAACCGAATAGTAATCAGTCAAAAAACAATTCACTGGTGAAAACAGCTTCAAATGCACACAAAAATGAGAACAATAAGCCTTTAGATAATAAGGCAGATTTAATCGAAAAGCCAACGAACAATGATTCGTTAGCCAAGGACAGGGAAGAAAGTTTATTGACAGAAAATAATAAAGGAGCGGAAGATAGCAAAGATCAAAAAATAATCAGAACAGGATTCGTCCACGAAATTTTTCCAAAAGTTATTGAGAAAGGTAATAGTAGTAATAATAACCTTTTAGCGGATGTGATTTTTAATCCAGAAATAAAAGCCGAAACCAAGCTTGTAGAATTTGAAAAACAGAATCTTGTAGCTGATCCTGTTCGAGGCAAAATGCCAAGAATTAAAGACCCGATTTTTAAGAAAAAACCAAGATTTGTGTTGAGTATTCTGGCTGCACCCGATTTAACCAGTGTACAGAAATCAGGCAGAAGTAGTTTAAGTGGCGGTTTTGGGGTAGAAGCTACACTTTTCTTAACAAAGAAATTAAGTGTTACTACCGGGGCAGCCTATGCCAAGAAAATCTACGACTCAGATTTTAGCCAATACAACCCTAACAGCAATTATGTTTTTAAGATAAGTCCAGCAAATATTCACGCCAATTGCGATGTAATTGATATTCCAATTAATGTGAACTATAAGGTTTTTGATGGGCGTAGAAATTCGATTTCAGTAAGCACAGGTTTATCTAGTTATTTAATGTTGAAAGAGAAATACAGCTATTCTTATAATGGAGCTTATCAAGGCCCTCAAAGCTATGAAGTTAGAAACCAGAATCAGCATTATTTAGGTATAGCCAATGTTGGTGTCGAGTTTCAGCACAAAATAAATAATAATTTAAGCATTAGCGCTAAACCATTTATGAAAGTCCCATTAACCAATATTGGTTACGGAAATTCTAAATTATCATCAACAGGCGTGGCCGTTTCAGTAAATATGAATTTATTTGGCAGGAAGAATTAA
- a CDS encoding RNA polymerase sigma factor (sigma-70 family) (product_source=TIGR02937; cath_funfam=1.10.10.10,1.10.1740.10; cog=COG1595; pfam=PF04542,PF08281; superfamily=88659,88946; tigrfam=TIGR02937): MKGEPVTASRDSEDIIQKYIQGCVRNERDSQKALYKHFYSFAMGICLRYANDRLDAAGILNDGFFKAFKNIAKYETSKAFLPWLGRIITNTAIDYYRANLKFADHVDIQDHENIAHTNSVYDKLAYNDLLALVQNLSPAYRTVFNLFAIDGYSHEEIAEMLGISIGTSKSNLFKARQKLQEMLKTADAKTYQVRSSEVDRNLLQVRLNTNMQ, translated from the coding sequence TTGAAAGGAGAACCTGTGACCGCTAGCCGCGATAGTGAAGATATTATACAAAAGTATATTCAAGGGTGCGTTAGAAATGAAAGGGATAGCCAAAAAGCGCTATACAAACATTTCTATAGCTTTGCCATGGGGATTTGTTTGCGTTATGCAAACGATCGGCTAGATGCTGCAGGAATACTGAACGATGGCTTTTTTAAGGCCTTTAAAAATATAGCCAAATATGAAACTTCGAAGGCCTTTTTGCCTTGGCTTGGTCGGATAATAACCAATACTGCCATTGATTATTATCGTGCAAATTTAAAATTTGCCGATCATGTAGATATTCAGGATCATGAAAATATTGCACATACAAACTCAGTGTACGATAAATTGGCTTATAATGATTTGTTAGCATTGGTTCAAAACCTAAGTCCTGCCTATCGAACAGTTTTTAACCTTTTCGCTATAGATGGCTATAGCCATGAGGAAATTGCCGAAATGCTGGGAATATCGATAGGAACATCAAAGTCGAACCTGTTTAAGGCACGACAGAAATTACAGGAAATGCTAAAAACTGCAGATGCGAAAACTTACCAGGTGAGGAGTTCGGAGGTAGATAGAAACCTTTTACAGGTGAGGTTAAATACAAACATGCAATGA
- a CDS encoding putative lipoprotein with Yx(FWY)xxD motif (product_source=COG4315; cleavage_site_network=SignalP-noTM; cog=COG4315; pfam=PF03640; superfamily=50882): MLIYLKRNLLAALCIAMVFSACKKNSPDEPTTPPNNNKGIQLATDAKFGSVLTDKDGKTLYFFASDAAGTPTCTGGCETAWPLYYSADASTDLNLNKAEVGEVTRADGRKQSTYRGYPLYYFASDVAKGDIKGDGVGGIWFVAKPDYSLMLANAQLFGNNTNYTNTYAVGTGNTIYLTDSKGRTLYAFAPDKNGVNTYTKSATQEGIWPVYESEVLNVPSAVAKADVGVITVATIGKKQLTYKGWPLYYWVSDLKRGDNNGIVIGKGPGLTWPVLQLNATVAPAP; this comes from the coding sequence ATGCTAATCTACTTAAAAAGAAATCTATTGGCTGCATTGTGCATAGCCATGGTGTTTAGTGCCTGCAAAAAAAATAGTCCAGACGAGCCTACAACACCACCGAATAACAATAAGGGAATTCAATTGGCGACCGATGCCAAATTCGGATCGGTGCTAACCGATAAAGATGGTAAAACCTTATACTTTTTTGCATCTGATGCTGCAGGCACGCCAACCTGTACCGGCGGTTGCGAAACCGCATGGCCACTTTATTACTCAGCTGATGCGAGCACCGATTTAAACCTGAACAAAGCAGAAGTTGGAGAGGTGACCCGTGCCGACGGCCGTAAACAAAGCACTTACCGTGGTTATCCACTTTATTACTTTGCTAGCGACGTTGCAAAAGGAGATATTAAGGGCGATGGTGTTGGTGGTATTTGGTTTGTAGCTAAGCCCGATTATTCGTTAATGTTGGCCAATGCACAATTGTTTGGGAACAACACCAATTATACCAATACTTATGCCGTAGGCACTGGCAACACCATTTACCTAACCGATAGCAAAGGCCGTACCTTGTATGCTTTTGCGCCAGATAAAAATGGTGTAAATACATATACTAAGAGTGCTACACAAGAAGGTATTTGGCCGGTATATGAATCTGAAGTGCTTAATGTACCCTCTGCTGTTGCAAAAGCTGATGTTGGCGTAATTACTGTAGCTACAATTGGCAAAAAACAGTTAACTTATAAAGGATGGCCATTATACTACTGGGTATCAGATCTAAAAAGAGGCGATAACAATGGCATAGTAATCGGAAAAGGGCCAGGTTTAACTTGGCCGGTATTACAGCTAAATGCTACAGTTGCTCCGGCGCCATAA
- a CDS encoding histidine triad (HIT) family protein (product_source=KO:K02503; cath_funfam=3.30.428.10; cog=COG0537; ko=KO:K02503; pfam=PF01230; superfamily=54197), whose protein sequence is MTIFSKIVAGEISAHVVAETVEYLAFLDVQPLMAGHVLVIPKIETDYIFDMDEDLYVGLWMFAKIVAKGVKIAFPCKKVGVSVIGLEVPHAHIHLIPMNNVSDMNFSKEKLKPTSEELAEAAEKIKQALLEV, encoded by the coding sequence ATGACTATTTTTTCAAAAATTGTTGCAGGCGAAATCAGTGCACATGTTGTTGCTGAAACTGTAGAATATTTAGCATTTTTAGATGTTCAGCCTTTAATGGCGGGGCATGTTTTGGTTATTCCGAAAATTGAGACCGATTATATCTTCGATATGGATGAAGATCTGTACGTTGGCCTTTGGATGTTCGCTAAAATTGTAGCTAAAGGTGTAAAAATAGCTTTCCCTTGCAAAAAGGTGGGTGTTTCGGTTATTGGATTGGAAGTTCCGCATGCTCATATTCATTTAATTCCAATGAATAATGTAAGCGACATGAACTTTAGTAAAGAGAAATTAAAGCCAACCAGCGAAGAGTTGGCTGAGGCTGCCGAAAAAATTAAACAAGCCTTACTAGAGGTATAA
- a CDS encoding transcription elongation factor GreA (product_source=KO:K03624; cath_funfam=1.10.287.180,3.10.50.30; cog=COG0782; ko=KO:K03624; pfam=PF01272,PF03449; superfamily=46557,54534; tigrfam=TIGR01462) — translation MTEVTYYTQEGLDKLKEEVHYLTTTGRQLISKAIAEARDKGDLSENAEYDAAKEAQGLHEAKISKLKNTLANARLIDESKLDLSKVLALSIVKIKNVKNGATMTYQLVAETEADLKTGKISVKSPIAQGLLGKSVGEFAEIEVPAGKMQFEVLEISR, via the coding sequence ATGACAGAGGTAACATACTACACCCAAGAGGGGTTAGATAAATTAAAAGAGGAAGTTCATTATTTAACAACCACCGGTCGTCAGCTAATATCTAAAGCAATTGCAGAAGCAAGGGATAAAGGTGATTTATCGGAGAATGCAGAATACGATGCTGCTAAAGAAGCGCAAGGTTTGCATGAGGCAAAAATTTCAAAATTAAAGAATACGTTGGCAAACGCACGTTTAATTGATGAGTCTAAATTAGATTTATCGAAAGTACTTGCTTTATCGATTGTTAAAATAAAGAATGTTAAAAACGGTGCTACCATGACTTACCAGTTGGTAGCTGAAACAGAAGCAGATTTAAAAACAGGAAAGATTTCTGTTAAATCGCCAATTGCACAAGGTTTGTTAGGTAAATCGGTAGGCGAATTCGCCGAAATCGAAGTGCCGGCAGGTAAAATGCAGTTCGAAGTTTTAGAGATATCGAGATAA
- a CDS encoding hypothetical protein (product_source=Hypo-rule applied; cath_funfam=1.10.390.10; cleavage_site_network=SignalP-TM; pfam=PF01433; superfamily=55486), which produces MKKLLSIVLFICLGGYTVSAQELYMPRNIKAAYAKGTRAMNGKPGPNYWQNHGKYNMDIKVDAETKVVSGKEEILYSNNSTDTLRTLAIRFVNNLHKPTSPRGGAVSEDFLSTGLNISSFSVDGETYKVDSKNWGTVGNVKLNKPLLPKSKIAVKIEWDYPLSKESGREGQIDPNSFFVAYSYPRISVYDDYNGWDRIPHTDRAEFYNDFNDYEFSIKAPKNYVVYATGDFLNPDEVLQPEISARLKKSYNGDELIHIATEQEMKDGKVTQQKDWNTWKFAVKHITDVTFALSNHYVWDGASVIVDKRTNRRASAQAAYNPTTGTDFTNSVKYNLNALDWFSNNWPGIPYPYAKTIAFQGFADMEYPMMVNDSQFGDPVFAQLVQDHEVAHTYFPFYMGINETRYAYMDEGWATTFEYLIGIAEHGKEAADKFYKNFRVNKYINDKSTEEDQPVISMSDQVSGSGYGNNSYGKASLSYLALKDMLGDELFKKALHTYMGNWNGKHPIPWDYFNSMNAGSGQNLNWFFQNWFFTNNYLDLAITKVTPAKGKSTLTIKNIGGFVIPFDVVITYTDEKTETIHKTPAVWKANQKEVNIIVNTAKKIKSIGLDNGIYVDATPKDNVWSAK; this is translated from the coding sequence ATGAAAAAGTTATTATCTATTGTCCTATTCATTTGTTTGGGTGGTTATACCGTTTCTGCCCAAGAACTTTATATGCCCAGAAATATAAAAGCAGCATATGCTAAGGGTACTCGTGCTATGAATGGAAAACCTGGCCCCAACTATTGGCAAAACCATGGTAAATACAACATGGATATTAAGGTAGATGCCGAAACCAAAGTGGTAAGCGGTAAAGAAGAAATTTTATATAGTAACAACAGCACCGATACTTTAAGAACTTTGGCCATTCGCTTTGTAAACAACCTGCATAAACCAACCTCACCGAGAGGTGGTGCCGTGAGCGAAGATTTTTTGAGCACAGGCTTAAATATCAGTTCTTTCTCTGTTGATGGCGAAACGTACAAAGTAGATAGCAAAAACTGGGGAACAGTTGGCAATGTAAAACTGAACAAACCATTGCTTCCAAAATCGAAAATTGCGGTTAAAATAGAGTGGGATTATCCCCTCTCAAAAGAAAGTGGTCGTGAGGGACAGATTGATCCAAACTCTTTTTTTGTGGCTTACAGCTATCCACGTATCTCTGTATATGATGATTATAACGGCTGGGACCGCATTCCACACACTGATAGAGCCGAGTTCTATAACGACTTTAATGATTACGAATTCTCGATCAAAGCGCCTAAAAACTATGTGGTTTATGCTACTGGCGATTTCCTGAATCCAGATGAGGTGTTACAACCAGAAATTTCTGCACGTTTAAAAAAATCGTACAACGGTGATGAGCTCATCCACATTGCTACCGAGCAGGAAATGAAAGATGGCAAAGTAACCCAGCAAAAAGACTGGAACACCTGGAAATTTGCAGTAAAGCACATTACCGATGTTACTTTTGCGCTGAGCAACCATTATGTTTGGGATGGCGCTAGTGTGATTGTAGATAAAAGGACCAATCGCCGTGCAAGTGCACAGGCGGCTTACAATCCAACTACCGGAACAGATTTTACCAACTCGGTTAAATACAACCTTAATGCTTTAGATTGGTTCTCGAACAATTGGCCGGGCATCCCCTATCCTTATGCCAAAACTATTGCTTTTCAAGGTTTTGCGGATATGGAGTATCCGATGATGGTTAATGATTCTCAATTTGGCGATCCTGTTTTTGCACAATTGGTTCAGGACCATGAAGTAGCACATACTTACTTCCCTTTTTATATGGGTATTAACGAAACCCGTTATGCCTATATGGACGAGGGTTGGGCCACAACATTCGAATATTTAATCGGTATTGCAGAACACGGCAAAGAGGCTGCTGATAAGTTTTACAAAAACTTTAGGGTAAATAAATATATTAATGATAAATCGACAGAAGAAGATCAACCGGTAATTTCCATGTCTGATCAGGTTTCGGGTTCGGGTTATGGGAATAACTCCTACGGAAAGGCTTCATTATCTTACCTGGCCTTAAAAGATATGCTGGGTGATGAGCTATTTAAAAAAGCATTGCATACCTATATGGGCAACTGGAATGGCAAACACCCTATTCCATGGGATTATTTTAACTCGATGAATGCGGGATCTGGACAAAATTTAAACTGGTTTTTCCAGAATTGGTTTTTCACCAACAACTATCTTGATTTAGCCATTACCAAAGTAACACCTGCAAAAGGAAAATCTACCCTAACCATTAAAAATATTGGTGGATTTGTTATTCCTTTTGATGTGGTGATTACTTATACCGATGAAAAAACTGAAACGATTCATAAAACGCCAGCGGTTTGGAAAGCAAACCAGAAAGAAGTGAATATAATTGTTAATACAGCTAAAAAAATAAAGTCAATTGGTTTAGATAATGGCATTTATGTAGATGCTACGCCGAAAGATAATGTTTGGTCAGCTAAATAG
- a CDS encoding organic hydroperoxide reductase OsmC/OhrA (product_source=COG1764; cath_funfam=3.30.300.20; cog=COG1764; pfam=PF02566; superfamily=82784) yields MPKDHLYSTTVTWTGNKGSGTMDYRSYDRDYVISVKGKADISGSSDSAFLGDKSKYNPEDLLLASISSCHMLWYLHLCSKNEIVVIDYKDEAIGTMEESADGSGRFREVTLHPQVLIADKAHYELAASLHHEANKMCFIANSLNFPVKHEPTCKAENG; encoded by the coding sequence ATGCCGAAAGATCATTTATATTCAACTACAGTTACTTGGACGGGCAATAAAGGCTCGGGTACAATGGATTACCGTTCGTACGATCGCGATTATGTAATTTCAGTAAAAGGCAAAGCCGACATTTCAGGATCGTCTGATTCTGCTTTTTTGGGTGATAAATCTAAATATAACCCTGAAGATCTGTTATTGGCCTCAATATCCAGCTGTCATATGCTGTGGTATTTACACTTATGCTCTAAAAATGAGATCGTGGTAATCGATTATAAAGATGAGGCAATAGGCACAATGGAAGAATCTGCTGATGGAAGTGGCCGTTTTAGAGAGGTTACCCTTCATCCCCAGGTTTTAATAGCCGATAAGGCACATTACGAACTTGCAGCTTCGCTGCATCATGAGGCAAATAAAATGTGTTTTATTGCCAATTCACTAAATTTTCCGGTTAAACACGAGCCTACTTGCAAGGCCGAAAACGGCTAA
- a CDS encoding D-3-phosphoglycerate dehydrogenase (product_source=KO:K00058; cath_funfam=3.40.50.720; cog=COG0111; ko=KO:K00058; pfam=PF00389,PF02826; superfamily=51735) → MLLLFIMNRILIVDDLHPAFKEQAIAMGYQVDDEPQITRQQTLDKIKDYTGIAVRTKFRIDTEIFAAAPNLKFVARAGAGLDNIDDKIAFERNIELINAPEGNCDAVGEHATGLLLSLMNNFRRADIEIRNGVWDREGNRGYELKGKKVGIIGYGFMGQSFAKKLVGFEVDVMAYDKYKTGFSDAFAREVSMEEIVKHSDVLSLHIPLTTETRQMIDEEYLYHFKKPIFFINTARGEIVNTPAVLNAIKSGKILGAGLDVLQTEKFPALGEQIWYDELKNNEKVILTPHVGGWTFDSYRKISEVLAEKLRDLNF, encoded by the coding sequence ATGTTACTTTTGTTTATTATGAATAGGATATTAATTGTTGATGATTTGCATCCTGCATTTAAAGAGCAGGCTATTGCTATGGGCTACCAGGTTGATGATGAACCACAGATTACCCGCCAACAAACATTAGATAAAATAAAAGATTATACAGGTATTGCGGTAAGAACGAAATTTAGGATAGACACCGAAATTTTTGCTGCCGCTCCAAACTTAAAGTTTGTGGCAAGAGCGGGGGCGGGCTTAGATAATATTGATGATAAAATCGCTTTCGAAAGAAATATCGAGCTAATTAATGCGCCCGAAGGTAATTGTGATGCCGTTGGCGAACATGCGACGGGGCTGCTTTTATCGTTGATGAACAACTTCCGCAGGGCCGATATTGAGATTAGAAACGGAGTATGGGATAGGGAAGGTAACCGTGGTTACGAATTGAAAGGCAAAAAGGTAGGCATTATTGGTTATGGCTTTATGGGACAGAGCTTTGCGAAGAAACTGGTGGGTTTCGAGGTAGATGTAATGGCCTATGATAAGTATAAAACTGGCTTTTCTGATGCTTTTGCCCGCGAGGTAAGCATGGAAGAAATTGTGAAACACAGTGATGTACTGAGCTTGCATATTCCCTTAACAACCGAAACCAGGCAAATGATTGACGAGGAGTATCTTTATCATTTTAAAAAGCCCATTTTCTTTATCAATACCGCGAGGGGCGAAATTGTAAATACGCCAGCAGTGTTGAACGCAATTAAAAGCGGAAAGATTTTAGGTGCTGGACTGGATGTGCTGCAAACAGAAAAATTTCCTGCATTGGGCGAACAGATTTGGTACGATGAACTTAAAAATAACGAAAAGGTAATTTTAACGCCACATGTTGGTGGTTGGACATTCGATTCTTACCGTAAAATTTCGGAGGTTTTGGCTGAGAAGTTAAGGGATCTTAATTTTTAG
- a CDS encoding outer membrane receptor protein involved in Fe transport (product_source=COG1629; cath_funfam=2.170.130.10,2.60.40.1120; cleavage_site_network=SignalP-noTM; cog=COG1629; pfam=PF07715,PF13715,PF14905; superfamily=49464,56935), translating to MRLLQSRTIQITLLLLSLSFSLFAQTGGKAKITGVLKDAKTQETVPFATAVLIDKATSKNAKIAQTDVNGAFVMADIPAGTFTFKISFVGYQTMVRDNIAITAATGTLNFGDIKMNPSKGNMLSEITVTGQKQGMQMGIDKKIFAVDQSVISEGGSAGDLLQNVPSVSTDMDGNVSLRGSTGVKVLIDGKPSLIAGGNVAQILQSIPASSIESVEVITNPSAKYDAEGQSGIINIVLKKNTKLGFNGSVALTAGNRDNYNANTNLSFQNSKVNLYGNYGYRYGNRVGGGFQDITYKTPTSSTAFANQNTVSNSSDRGHNAKAGLDYYLAPKSVISLSGGFNSRENERNELLNIRQLSANQSPVLLSNRINNNDGYGKSYDLNLDYVQKFKKPKEELTFNFGYSYGTNNNDQTYSTNSTNRNGVPIDETLSLQRVFNTGNNTNYNIQTDYALPVGKAGKIEVGYRSQIRLGNNDQYADSIPTNTNIYVSNNKLINGFDSKDQVHALYFNYQNQIKDFGYQIGLRGEDARLDTHLEGYTGNVLTTAEGNIHYKRIYPSIFLTQKLKGDNQLQLSYTRRVNRPRPWDTNPFLDVSDPLNYRGGNPNLLPEDVHSFELGYSKYWKKVTLTSSLYFRQTNDVIQRVRSTPVNGIITSTPQNLTNQINSGLELIGRFDLIKALNFTTNVNLYQAKFAGDARFDIPSSSGFSWNANLTGNLTVAKNVSLQLRGDYRAPEVMAQGKRNAMYGVDGGAKYDFPNKKASLSFNVRDVFNTRRWSMTTEDRATIVDFERQFQGTMGNLTFSYRFGKTTFTGTNKKKKDDQQDNRPDEGSF from the coding sequence ATGAGACTTTTACAATCGAGAACAATACAGATTACCCTTTTACTTTTAAGCTTATCTTTTAGTCTTTTCGCGCAAACAGGTGGAAAAGCAAAAATTACCGGAGTACTTAAAGACGCAAAAACACAAGAAACCGTTCCATTTGCTACCGCTGTTTTAATTGATAAAGCAACAAGCAAAAATGCAAAAATTGCCCAAACAGATGTAAACGGTGCATTTGTAATGGCAGACATTCCTGCTGGCACTTTCACCTTTAAAATAAGCTTTGTGGGCTACCAAACCATGGTTAGAGATAATATAGCCATTACCGCCGCTACTGGCACCTTAAACTTTGGCGACATTAAAATGAATCCTTCAAAAGGAAATATGCTGAGCGAAATTACCGTAACAGGGCAAAAACAAGGTATGCAAATGGGGATCGACAAAAAGATTTTTGCTGTAGACCAGAGCGTAATCAGCGAAGGTGGCTCAGCAGGCGATTTATTGCAGAATGTTCCTTCAGTTTCTACCGATATGGATGGCAATGTGAGTTTACGTGGCTCTACAGGCGTAAAAGTTTTAATTGATGGAAAACCATCTTTAATTGCCGGCGGTAATGTAGCGCAGATCCTTCAATCGATCCCGGCCAGCTCAATAGAAAGCGTTGAGGTAATTACGAACCCATCGGCTAAATATGATGCAGAAGGTCAGTCAGGAATCATCAACATCGTACTGAAGAAAAATACGAAACTTGGCTTTAACGGCTCAGTGGCACTAACTGCAGGTAACCGCGATAACTATAATGCCAACACTAATTTAAGTTTTCAGAATAGCAAAGTAAACCTTTACGGAAACTATGGCTATCGCTATGGCAACCGTGTGGGTGGCGGTTTTCAGGATATTACCTACAAAACACCAACCAGTTCAACAGCTTTCGCAAATCAGAATACCGTTTCTAATTCTTCTGATAGAGGGCATAATGCTAAAGCTGGTTTAGATTATTATTTGGCGCCAAAAAGCGTAATCAGCTTATCGGGTGGTTTTAACTCAAGAGAAAATGAGCGGAACGAACTGCTTAATATTAGACAATTAAGTGCAAACCAGTCGCCTGTTTTATTAAGCAACAGAATCAATAATAATGACGGTTATGGAAAAAGTTATGACCTGAATTTAGATTATGTACAGAAGTTTAAAAAACCAAAGGAAGAGTTAACCTTCAACTTTGGTTATTCGTATGGTACAAATAACAACGACCAAACTTACAGCACCAATTCCACTAACCGAAATGGTGTTCCGATTGATGAAACCTTAAGTTTACAGCGTGTTTTTAATACAGGCAATAACACCAATTACAACATCCAGACTGATTATGCATTACCTGTTGGTAAAGCTGGTAAAATTGAAGTGGGTTACCGCAGCCAGATCCGCCTAGGAAACAATGATCAATACGCAGATTCGATTCCTACCAATACGAATATTTATGTCAGCAACAATAAGTTAATTAACGGTTTCGATAGTAAGGATCAGGTGCACGCACTTTATTTCAATTACCAGAATCAGATTAAAGACTTTGGTTACCAAATTGGATTAAGAGGAGAAGATGCGCGTTTAGATACACATTTAGAAGGTTACACGGGCAATGTATTAACCACGGCTGAGGGAAATATCCACTACAAAAGGATCTATCCAAGTATTTTCTTAACGCAGAAATTAAAGGGCGATAATCAACTCCAATTGAGTTATACACGCCGCGTAAACCGCCCTCGCCCTTGGGATACCAATCCATTTTTAGACGTTTCGGATCCTTTAAACTATAGAGGTGGTAACCCGAATTTATTGCCCGAGGATGTACACTCTTTCGAATTGGGATATAGTAAATACTGGAAAAAAGTAACCTTAACCTCGAGTTTGTATTTCCGCCAAACCAATGATGTAATTCAACGGGTAAGAAGTACGCCAGTTAACGGAATTATTACTTCAACCCCTCAAAATTTAACAAACCAGATTAATAGCGGTTTAGAATTAATTGGCCGTTTTGATTTGATCAAAGCTTTAAACTTCACCACCAACGTAAACTTGTACCAAGCAAAGTTTGCTGGAGATGCACGATTTGACATTCCATCGAGCAGTGGCTTTAGCTGGAACGCCAACCTGACCGGAAATTTAACCGTTGCAAAAAATGTATCGCTGCAGTTACGCGGCGATTACAGAGCACCAGAAGTGATGGCACAGGGAAAACGTAATGCTATGTATGGGGTTGACGGTGGAGCTAAATACGATTTCCCGAACAAAAAAGCATCTTTAAGTTTCAATGTTCGTGATGTATTTAACACCAGAAGATGGAGCATGACCACTGAAGATAGAGCCACAATTGTTGATTTTGAACGCCAGTTTCAGGGAACAATGGGGAATTTAACCTTCTCTTACCGCTTTGGAAAAACTACATTTACCGGTACGAATAAAAAGAAGAAAGACGACCAGCAGGACAACCGCCCTGACGAGGGATCATTCTAA